One Verrucomicrobiota bacterium DNA segment encodes these proteins:
- a CDS encoding STAS domain-containing protein, with translation MSPEVLTLSGEIDLNERPHVAAQLDPLINRKLPVIVIDLADVAYVDSSGLALFIDALQRVQGYGGQLVLSGLRDNVKMVFEIARLDQVFRIFPTHQDAVRALAA, from the coding sequence ATGTCGCCAGAGGTCTTGACGCTCAGCGGGGAAATCGATCTCAACGAACGACCCCATGTAGCCGCCCAGCTTGATCCCCTGATCAACCGGAAACTTCCCGTGATCGTGATCGACTTGGCGGATGTCGCTTACGTGGATAGCTCTGGCCTGGCCCTCTTTATCGATGCCCTTCAGCGGGTGCAGGGCTATGGCGGGCAGCTCGTACTCTCCGGGCTCCGCGACAATGTCAAGATGGTGTTCGAGATTGCGCGTCTTGACCAGGTCTTCCGCATTTTTCCGACCCACCAGGACGCCGTCCGGGCCTTGGCGGCATGA
- a CDS encoding 50S ribosomal protein L9 codes for MALTQIILKENMPGLGAEADIVKVRRGFARNFLIPQGKAYEVTPGNLKRITQLKTQRAAREAKELNDAEELARKINKLKLDFTLESGETGRAFGSVSTKDLGDRLQSEHGITIDRHRIQLERPIKESGVQEIPIRLHPDVTATLRIEVKVHVKEPAPEPAPAASAETKGRRKARPAS; via the coding sequence ATGGCTTTGACCCAAATCATTCTGAAGGAGAACATGCCCGGCCTGGGTGCCGAGGCCGACATCGTCAAGGTTCGCAGAGGGTTCGCCCGCAATTTTCTTATCCCGCAAGGCAAAGCCTACGAGGTGACTCCCGGCAACCTCAAACGGATCACCCAGCTCAAGACGCAGCGCGCTGCACGCGAGGCCAAGGAGCTCAATGACGCTGAGGAACTGGCCCGCAAGATCAACAAGCTGAAGCTTGATTTCACCCTGGAATCCGGGGAAACCGGAAGGGCGTTTGGCTCGGTGTCGACCAAGGACCTGGGCGACCGCCTCCAGTCGGAGCACGGGATCACCATCGACCGCCACCGGATTCAGCTGGAGCGTCCCATCAAGGAATCGGGTGTTCAGGAAATCCCGATCCGCCTGCACCCGGACGTTACGGCGACGCTGCGGATTGAAGTCAAGGTTCACGTCAAGGAGCCCGCTCCGGAACCCGCGCCCGCCGCGTCTGCGGAAACCAAGGGCCGGCGCAAAGCCAGACCGGCGAGTTAA
- the dnaB gene encoding replicative DNA helicase, producing MANGSLGSVKPVENPATRPGSKDGSPAKSYSQTLHNGATGREAPRGLPFSEDGEKGVLCSLLLSPREVADQCVLRLQPDAFYVPAHQIVYELVLEFNEKGKPADFVTLKQALKDRNQLEEIGGPEYLDELYSFVPTAANANYYIEIVGEKYVLRRLIMACNKLSNQCYDQQDEMSTLLDEAEREIFAITGQHVKTDVIPTKDLVMEAIEQIEQLYEHRGAVTGLSTGFVELDRMTNGLHAAEMIVIAARPSMGKTAFAMNVAEHVAIDVGKAVAVFSLEMSSQQLVQRLLCSRAKVDLQKVRSGFLSARDFPNLTTAAAKLAAAKMYIDDTPGLSILELRAKARRLKSTHNIELIVIDYLQLLRSTSRRAQDNRQLEISEISSGIKGLAKELQVPIIVIAQLNRQPDTRAKEGGRPRLSDLRESGSIEQDADVVGLLVRPEYYETDDEGKQEKAGEAELILAKQRNGPTGDIPLVFLKEYTRFENRSRERSEP from the coding sequence ATGGCGAACGGTTCTCTCGGTTCGGTTAAACCGGTTGAGAACCCCGCAACGAGGCCGGGGTCGAAGGACGGCAGCCCGGCTAAAAGTTATTCACAAACTCTTCACAACGGCGCCACGGGTCGCGAGGCGCCCCGCGGCCTTCCATTCAGTGAAGACGGCGAAAAAGGGGTCCTCTGCTCGCTCCTGCTCTCGCCGCGCGAGGTTGCCGATCAGTGCGTCCTGAGGCTGCAGCCGGACGCCTTCTACGTTCCGGCACACCAGATCGTTTACGAGCTGGTGCTCGAGTTCAACGAGAAAGGTAAACCGGCCGACTTCGTTACCCTTAAACAGGCGCTCAAAGACCGCAACCAGCTCGAGGAAATCGGCGGGCCCGAATACCTGGACGAACTATACAGTTTCGTTCCGACGGCGGCCAACGCCAACTATTACATCGAGATCGTCGGGGAAAAGTACGTCCTGCGCCGGCTGATCATGGCGTGCAACAAGCTCTCGAACCAGTGTTACGATCAGCAGGACGAAATGAGCACGTTGCTCGATGAGGCCGAGCGTGAGATTTTTGCCATTACCGGCCAGCACGTCAAAACCGATGTCATTCCCACCAAGGATCTGGTGATGGAAGCCATCGAACAGATTGAGCAGCTGTACGAGCACCGCGGCGCCGTGACCGGCCTGTCGACCGGGTTTGTCGAGCTCGACCGCATGACCAACGGGCTGCACGCCGCCGAGATGATCGTGATCGCGGCGCGGCCGAGCATGGGGAAGACCGCGTTCGCGATGAACGTCGCCGAGCATGTCGCGATTGACGTGGGCAAAGCGGTCGCCGTTTTCAGCCTGGAGATGAGCAGCCAGCAGTTGGTTCAACGCCTGCTCTGCTCAAGGGCCAAAGTGGACCTGCAGAAGGTGCGCAGCGGATTTTTGTCCGCCCGCGATTTTCCGAATCTGACCACGGCGGCCGCCAAGCTGGCGGCGGCCAAAATGTACATCGATGACACCCCGGGCCTGAGCATCCTCGAACTCAGGGCCAAGGCGCGACGTCTGAAGTCGACCCACAACATCGAGCTAATCGTCATCGACTACCTGCAACTGCTGCGCTCGACCAGCCGCAGGGCTCAGGACAATCGTCAGCTCGAGATTTCGGAAATCTCCAGCGGGATCAAGGGCCTGGCCAAAGAACTCCAGGTTCCGATCATCGTGATCGCGCAGCTGAATCGCCAGCCGGACACCCGCGCGAAGGAAGGCGGGCGCCCGCGGCTCAGCGACTTGCGCGAGTCCGGCTCGATTGAGCAGGACGCGGACGTCGTCGGCCTGCTGGTCCGGCCTGAGTACTACGAGACGGATGACGAAGGCAAGCAGGAGAAAGCCGGCGAGGCGGAGCTCATCCTGGCCAAGCAGCGCAACGGGCCCACGGGCGACATCCCGCTGGTGTTTTTGAAAGAGTACACGCGCTTCGAAAACCGCAGCCGGGAAAGAAGCGAG